One window from the genome of Magnolia sinica isolate HGM2019 chromosome 4, MsV1, whole genome shotgun sequence encodes:
- the LOC131244421 gene encoding probable leucine-rich repeat receptor-like protein kinase At1g68400 — protein MNFTLTIFTCLMIFAIRFAKAELFAGERDELIYVRDSLTSTANLHSMWTGPPCHNNISKWVGIACLNSHVVHIVLEGIQLNGSLPTTFLQNITYLSKLSLRNNSLFGPLPSFANLVHLQYIFLSQNHFSGPIPLEFINLPNLKRLELQENLLNGTIPPFNQSTLTAFNVSNNFLNGPIPETPVLLRFPRSSYDHNSELCGQPLGKPCQIVPVAPVGGPPPTSPSPRVPTPSKDKTLRVWSIALIAVAALLVPFTVMLVFLCYYRRKHGKGTKEKEHSGEISPEVAEKRTRSSESIGDPGKTIELEFFDWSRPVFDLEDLLRASAEMMGKGMVGSSYKAVLESGLVVSVKRVKEMNGLSKKEFVQQMQLLGKLRHENLVEMISFYYSKEEKLVVYEYVPGGSLFELLHGNRGAARIPLDWATRLLILKGIAVGLTYLHQSLPSHRVPHANLKSSNVLIAHNDRNYHPKITHFGFQPLLPPQKAIELLASGKSPEASKGKKLTHKADVYCFGLIMLEVITGRIPGEFSPGNIDTTDDLSEWVRSVVHRDWSTDILDLEILPAKEGHEEMLQLTEVALECTNSMPERRPKMSEVLKRIEEIKEEDTKKGETEGRET, from the exons ATGAATTTCACTCTCACCATCTTCACATGTCTCATGATTTTCGCAATTCGATTTGCGAAGGCCGAGTTATTTGCCGGCGAAAGAGATGAATTGATTTATGTTAGAGATTCGCTGACTTCTACTGCAAATTTGCATTCGATGTGGACGGGCCCGCCTTGTCATAACAACATTAGCAAATGGGTTGGGATCGCATGCTTGAATTCACATGTCGTGCATATAGTTCTTGAAGGAATTCAATTGAATGGTTCACTTCCAACCACATTCCTACAAAATATAACTTACTTGAGTAAGCTCAGTTTGAGAAACAATTCTTTATTTGGTCCGCTTCCAAGCTTCGCGAATCTTGTTCACCTTCAATACATTTTCCTCTCGCAAAACCACTTCTCGGGTCCAATTCCATTAGAATTCATCAACTTGCCGAATCTTAAGCGGCTAGAGTTGCAGGAAaatcttctaaatgggaccatacCACCCTTCAATCAATCAACGTTAACAGCTTTCAACGTCTCCAATAATTTTCTCAATGGCCCAATTCCTGAGACGCCAGTTCTTCTGAGGTTCCCTAGGAGCTCATATGATCACAACTCAGAATTGTGTGGGCAACCTTTGGGGAAACCATGCCAGATCGTTCCTGTGGCTCCTGTAGGTGGCCCCCCACCGACTAGCCCGAGCCCGCGGGTCCCAACTCCATCAAAGGACAAGACACTGAGAGTATGGAGTATTGCTTTGATTGCAGTAGCTGCTCTGTTGGTCCCCTTCACTGTCATGTTAGTCTTCTTGTGTTATTACAGGAGAAAGCATGGGAAGGGAACAAAAGAAAAGGAGCACTCAG GAGAAATCTCCCCAGAGGTGGCCGAAAAGAGAACCCGAAGCTCAGAGAGCATAGGGGACCCAGGGAAGACCATTGAGTTGGAATTCTTCGACTGGAGTAGACCGGTTTTCGATCTGGAGGATCTATTACGGGCTTCAGCAGAGATGATGGGTAAAGGGATGGTAGGGAGCTCATACAAGGCGGTGCTGGAGTCAGGATTAGTTGTGTCGGTGAAGAGGGTGAAGGAGATGAATGGCTTGAGCAAGAAGGAGTTTGTTCAGCAAATGCAGTTGCTTGGGAAGCTGAGGCATGAAAACCTTGTGGAGATGATCTCTTTCTACTACTCCAAGGAAGAGAAGCTAGTTGTTTATGAGTATGTGCCTGGTGGGAGCTTGTTTGAGCTTCTACAtg GTAACAGAGGAGCTGCAAGAATACCCTTGGACTGGGCGACACGTCTGTTGATACTCAAAGGCATTGCAGTGGGCCTAACTTATCTCCACCAATCACTCCCTTCCCACAGGGTCCCCCATGCCAATCTCAAATCCTCCAATGTCCTTATTGCCCACAATGACCGTAACTACCACCCCAAGATCACCCATTTCGGCTTCCAACCCCTCCTCCCTCCTCAAAAAGCCATTGAATTGCTCGCCTCCGGCAAGTCTCCAGAGGCATCCAAAGGCAAGAAACTGACCCACAAAGCCGATGTGTATTGCTTCGGCTTGATAATGCTTGAAGTCATCACCGGTCGGATCCCAGGCGAATTCTCACCTGGAAACATCGATACTACCGATGATTTGTCTGAATGGGTGCGGTCCGTCGTTCACAGAGATTGGTCGACAGATATATTGGATTTGGAGATTCTACCAGCAAAAGAAGGACACGAGGAGATGTTACAGCTTACCGAGGTTGCGCTTGAGTGCACTAATTCAATGCCAGAGCGGCGTCCCAAGATGAGTGAGGTGTTGAAGAGGATAGAAGAAATCAAGGAAGAGGACACTAAGAAGGGAGAGACTGAAGGAAGAGAGACATGA